AAGTATGTCTCGACGCTGAAGGTGACAGCGAAAGGCAAGGACAGGTCCACCGTCCAATGGCTCGCGACCTACACGCCCGATGCCGGCAAGGAGATGGATGCCGCGACGGCGATCGGCGGCATCTACCAGGCCGGGCTCGACAACATCCGGAACCTGGCCCGATAGGCCGCGTGCTGCTCTCGGCAGTGCTGCTCTTGGCGGCGCTGCTCGCGGCGCTGCCGACGTACGCCCGCGCCGATGGCGCCTGTCGTCCGGGTGCGCGGGCTATGGCGAAGGTCGAGCTCTACATGGGCGTCGTGGGGCGCCCCGAGGCCTGGCGTCGCTTCCTGGCGCAGGTCGTCACGCCGCGCTTTCCCGAGGGGCTGACGGTGCTCGAGGGCCAGGGCCAATGGCGCGGCCGCCGCGGCGTGTCGCACGAGGCGACGCGCGTGCTCGTCATCTTCTATGCGCCCGACGCGACGAGCGACTCGCGGATCGAGGCGATCCGCTCGCTCTACAAGCGCCGCTTCCGCCAGCAGTCCGTTTTG
This Beijerinckiaceae bacterium RH AL1 DNA region includes the following protein-coding sequences:
- a CDS encoding hypothetical protein (ID:RHAL1_00462;~conserved exported protein of unknown function;~source:Prodigal:2.6) codes for the protein MLLSAVLLLAALLAALPTYARADGACRPGARAMAKVELYMGVVGRPEAWRRFLAQVVTPRFPEGLTVLEGQGQWRGRRGVSHEATRVLVIFYAPDATSDSRIEAIRSLYKRRFRQQSVLRADTMACVSF